Proteins from a genomic interval of Clostridium scatologenes:
- a CDS encoding YjdF family protein — MNIKLTVYFEDPFWVGVFERTSNSLYEISKVTFGSEPKDYEVYKFVLNNFYKLRFSKPVKLMDLREKKINAKRLQKKVKKETEKKGISTKAQETIKLEQESKKVERKEISKSKKEEEKKRRFELKQQKKKKKKKGH; from the coding sequence ATGAATATCAAGCTTACTGTCTATTTCGAGGATCCATTTTGGGTAGGAGTTTTTGAAAGGACTTCAAATAGTCTTTATGAGATTTCTAAAGTAACATTTGGTTCTGAACCTAAGGATTATGAGGTTTACAAATTTGTGCTTAATAATTTTTATAAGCTGAGGTTTAGTAAGCCTGTTAAGCTAATGGATTTGCGAGAAAAGAAAATAAATGCTAAAAGGCTTCAGAAAAAAGTAAAAAAAGAAACTGAAAAAAAAGGAATATCAACTAAAGCTCAAGAAACAATTAAACTAGAACAGGAAAGTAAAAAAGTAGAAAGAAAAGAAATTTCTAAGTCTAAGAAAGAGGAAGAAAAGAAAAGGCGGTTTGAACTTAAACAGCAAAAAAAGAAGAAAAAGAAAAAAGGTCATTAG
- a CDS encoding flavodoxin family protein encodes MKKILVLNGSPHKGGIVYNLLKEIVNGSKDNNEIEWIDVYNLKMKPCIACMKCRTNNKCILTEDDAHIVGEKIRKSDVLIVGTPTYWGNMSSQLKVLFERNVPVFMGESDSGMPIARQKGKIAVIVAACSTPWPFNFIASESRGAVKAIKEVLHYGGYKIVGKIVKSGTKTNRNISEKILDKARKIGAKL; translated from the coding sequence ATGAAAAAGATACTTGTATTAAATGGAAGTCCACATAAAGGTGGTATAGTTTATAATTTATTAAAAGAAATAGTTAATGGTTCAAAAGATAATAATGAAATAGAATGGATTGATGTATATAATTTAAAAATGAAACCATGTATAGCTTGCATGAAATGTAGGACAAATAATAAATGTATATTGACTGAAGATGATGCGCATATTGTTGGAGAAAAGATACGAAAGTCAGATGTATTGATAGTTGGTACTCCAACTTATTGGGGAAATATGAGTTCTCAATTGAAAGTTTTGTTTGAACGTAATGTTCCAGTTTTTATGGGAGAAAGTGATAGTGGTATGCCAATAGCAAGGCAGAAAGGAAAAATAGCAGTTATAGTTGCAGCATGTAGTACACCATGGCCATTTAACTTTATAGCGTCAGAAAGTAGGGGAGCAGTGAAAGCTATAAAAGAGGTTCTGCATTATGGTGGATATAAGATAGTAGGTAAGATTGTAAAGTCAGGAACTAAAACAAATAGAAATATTTCTGAAAAAATATTGGATAAAGCAAGAAAAATAGGAGCTAAATTGTAG
- a CDS encoding P1 family peptidase, whose translation MKEISFSDIEGIKIGNFQDLNGPTGCTVVICEEGASAGVDVRGGSPGTRETDLLDPVNLVDKIHAVTLAGGSAFGLDAASGVMEYLEKKNVGFDVNVTKVPIVCSAVLFDLVIGDYRIRPDKLMGYKACENAELNECKEGNVGAGTGATVGKILGSEYSMKGGLGCYAVQVGELQVGACIAVNCLGDVIDPLTGKIIAGALKEDKKTFASTEEIMISRYSEKKNLFSGNTTIGVVATNGKFTKSEMNKIASMAHNGYARTMRPAHSMFDGDTIFTMGTGKIEADISVVGLLAARVVEQAVVRAVKSAESILGYKSYKDLAK comes from the coding sequence ATGAAAGAAATAAGTTTTAGTGACATAGAAGGAATAAAAATAGGAAATTTTCAAGATTTAAATGGACCGACGGGCTGTACAGTAGTAATTTGTGAAGAAGGCGCATCTGCTGGAGTAGATGTTAGAGGAGGATCACCGGGCACTAGAGAAACGGATTTGCTGGACCCTGTAAATTTGGTGGATAAAATTCATGCAGTAACACTAGCTGGAGGAAGTGCTTTTGGATTGGATGCAGCTAGTGGGGTAATGGAATATTTAGAGAAAAAGAATGTAGGTTTTGATGTTAATGTTACAAAAGTACCAATAGTATGTTCTGCTGTATTATTTGATTTAGTTATTGGAGATTATAGAATAAGGCCAGATAAACTTATGGGATATAAAGCTTGTGAAAATGCTGAATTAAATGAATGTAAAGAAGGTAATGTAGGAGCTGGTACAGGTGCTACTGTTGGTAAGATATTAGGCAGTGAATATTCAATGAAGGGCGGCTTAGGTTGTTATGCTGTTCAAGTAGGAGAACTTCAAGTTGGTGCATGTATTGCAGTTAATTGTCTTGGAGATGTAATAGACCCTTTAACAGGAAAAATTATAGCTGGGGCTTTGAAGGAAGATAAAAAAACTTTTGCAAGTACAGAAGAAATCATGATATCGCGATATTCAGAAAAGAAAAATCTGTTTAGTGGTAATACTACAATAGGGGTAGTAGCTACTAATGGTAAATTTACAAAGTCAGAAATGAATAAAATAGCTTCTATGGCTCACAATGGATATGCAAGAACTATGAGGCCTGCTCATTCAATGTTTGACGGAGATACAATATTTACTATGGGCACGGGAAAGATAGAAGCAGATATAAGTGTAGTAGGACTTTTAGCCGCTAGAGTAGTTGAGCAAGCAGTAGTAAGAGCTGTTAAAAGCGCAGAATCAATACTAGGGTACAAATCATATAAGGATTTAGCTAAATAG
- a CDS encoding DUF2271 domain-containing protein: MKKRIAFSLMAFVVVALAAYKIIDTIKIDKTSNISITSEKQGKKLSFSVIKGQEYLHKFHINSFISIKTPPQFAIWIEDLNGNYVDTIYATSKIVNQNWSRSPGDSEQGGKIKREEALPYWTHKRGNNKINPDTMSSATPKGSSVISSKINEKQGEYIIFAEVNMSTDFNEYYPKNAEQGKDNYSGGPWGSGQPALIYSSKINLNSINKIYDLKLIGHSSPDGSDGNLYEDLSKVTTAKNIINKITVQIK; encoded by the coding sequence ATGAAAAAAAGAATAGCCTTTTCACTTATGGCATTTGTTGTTGTAGCGTTGGCAGCGTATAAGATTATAGATACAATAAAGATTGATAAAACTAGTAATATTTCCATAACAAGTGAAAAGCAAGGAAAAAAATTATCTTTTTCAGTTATAAAAGGACAAGAATATCTTCATAAATTCCACATTAATTCTTTTATTAGTATAAAAACGCCTCCACAATTTGCTATTTGGATAGAAGATTTAAATGGAAATTATGTTGATACAATATATGCAACTTCCAAAATTGTTAATCAAAATTGGAGTAGGTCGCCAGGCGATTCAGAACAAGGTGGCAAAATCAAACGAGAGGAAGCATTGCCTTATTGGACTCATAAACGTGGAAATAACAAAATTAATCCAGATACTATGTCATCAGCTACACCTAAGGGCAGTTCTGTAATAAGTAGTAAAATTAATGAAAAGCAAGGTGAATATATAATTTTTGCTGAAGTTAATATGTCAACAGATTTTAATGAATATTACCCTAAAAACGCTGAACAAGGAAAGGATAATTATTCAGGTGGGCCTTGGGGGAGTGGTCAACCAGCTTTGATTTATAGCTCAAAGATTAATTTAAATTCAATAAATAAAATATATGATTTAAAACTTATTGGACATAGTAGCCCTGATGGATCTGATGGAAATTTATATGAAGATTTATCCAAAGTAACTACAGCAAAAAATATAATTAATAAGATAACAGTTCAAATAAAGTAA